Proteins encoded by one window of Amaranthus tricolor cultivar Red isolate AtriRed21 chromosome 4, ASM2621246v1, whole genome shotgun sequence:
- the LOC130810736 gene encoding uncharacterized protein LOC130810736, translating to MLLSAVERDPNEQMYPLAWAVVEGENNNSWQWFISELKKCVPHNNGKEWIVISNEHQSILRAVQLELPKAEHRYCARHIYANWNKSFKGEEMKLLFLRCVKAYNLADFEEAISEMEDVTPVAVDAFKKCGPHLFCRSFVKIEEKCDVMEEALMKWKGLLCPKVQKTLDSEKEEVAKCTVIPSTSTRFQVVHYMDVLEVDIENRICTCRKWDLRGIPCCHGVASIFYLHKEVESYVDQCYTKEAYLRAYEGNINPCIGERHWPKN from the exons ATGCTATTAAGCGCAGTTGAGAGAGACCCTAACGAGCAAATGTATCCATTGGCTTGGGCTGTTGTTGAGGGTGAAAACAATAATTCATGGCAGTGGTTCATTTCTGAATTGAAGAAGTGTGTGcctcataataatggtaaagagtGGATAGTAATATCAAATGAACACCAG AGCATTTTGAGGGCAGTCCAACTTGAGCTTCCAAAAGCAGAACATAGGTATTGTGCTAGGCACATCTACGCAAATTGGAACAAGTCATTCAAAGGagaagagatgaaattactattTTTGAGATGTGTCAAAGCATACAACTTGGCTGATTTTGAGGAAGCAATTAGTGAGATGGAGGATGTAACTCCGGTTGCTGTTGATGCCTTTAAGAAATGTGGTCCACACTTGTTTTGTAGATCTTTTGTCAAAATAGAAGAAAAGTGTGATGTTATG GAAGAGGCATTGATGAAGTGGAAGGGTTTGTTATGTCCAAAGGTACAAAAAACGTTAGATTCGGAGAAGGAAGAAGTAGCTAAGTGCACTGTCATTCCTTCAACATCAACTCGTTTCCAAGTAGTGCATTATATGGATGTTTTAGAGgttgatattgaaaatagaatTTGCACTTGTAGGAAATGGGATTTAAGAGGGATTCCATGTTGTCATGGAGTTGCATCTATTTTTTACTTGCATAAGGAGGTTGAGTCATACGTTGATCAGTGCTACACTAAAGAGGCTTATTTGAGAGCCTATGAAGGAAACATCAATCCTTGTATTGGCGAGAGGCATTGGCCTAAAAATTGA